Proteins co-encoded in one Natronorubrum daqingense genomic window:
- the kdgK1 gene encoding bifunctional 2-dehydro-3-deoxygluconokinase/2-dehydro-3-deoxygalactonokinase: MSDIVTFGETMLRLTPPGDERLENAGEFEVRAAGAESNAAIAADRLGATATWVSKVPDSPLGRRVVNELRGHGIETDVVWSQQGRQGTYYHERAGSPRGTNVIYDRGNTAISSAEAREFDIDQVQNARVFYTTGITPALSSTLRETTASMLKAARQGGTTTAFDFNYRRKLWTPEEARETLTRLFPGIDVLLIAARDARTVLDFEGDPRQLAHQLGSQYDFTTVVVTRGSEGALAWHDNVVHDQAAYETDTVSPIGTGDAFSGAFIARRLHGDDVPKALEYAAATAALKRTIPGDVALLTKDEVDAVVADDGTTISR; encoded by the coding sequence GTGAGCGATATCGTCACGTTCGGCGAGACGATGCTGCGATTGACGCCGCCGGGAGACGAACGACTCGAGAACGCGGGCGAGTTCGAAGTCCGCGCGGCGGGGGCGGAGAGCAACGCCGCGATCGCGGCCGACCGACTGGGCGCGACGGCGACCTGGGTGTCGAAAGTTCCAGATTCGCCCCTCGGTCGACGCGTCGTCAACGAACTTCGGGGACACGGTATCGAAACCGACGTCGTCTGGAGTCAGCAGGGTCGACAGGGGACGTATTACCACGAACGGGCGGGCAGCCCGCGAGGGACGAACGTCATCTACGATCGGGGAAATACTGCCATCTCGAGCGCCGAAGCTCGAGAGTTCGACATCGACCAGGTGCAAAACGCCCGCGTCTTCTACACGACGGGGATCACACCCGCGCTCTCCTCGACGCTGCGAGAGACGACGGCGAGCATGCTCAAGGCGGCCAGACAGGGTGGAACCACGACGGCGTTCGACTTCAACTACCGTCGAAAGCTCTGGACGCCGGAGGAAGCTCGAGAGACACTGACCCGTCTGTTCCCCGGAATCGACGTCTTGCTCATCGCGGCTCGAGACGCGCGGACGGTGCTCGATTTCGAGGGCGACCCGCGCCAACTCGCCCACCAGCTCGGGTCGCAGTACGACTTCACGACCGTCGTCGTCACCCGCGGCTCCGAGGGGGCACTCGCCTGGCACGACAACGTCGTCCACGATCAGGCCGCCTACGAGACGGACACCGTCTCGCCGATCGGCACCGGTGACGCCTTCAGCGGCGCGTTCATCGCTCGGCGACTCCACGGCGACGACGTTCCCAAAGCGCTCGAGTACGCCGCGGCGACAGCGGCGCTCAAACGCACGATTCCGGGGGACGTGGCGCTCCTCACCAAAGACGAGGTCGACGCCGTCGTCGCGGACGACGGGACCACGATCTCCCGATGA
- the rtcA gene encoding RNA 3'-terminal phosphate cyclase produces the protein MSPDHELDGSDAGGQFVRSALTLATLRNESIRIESVRGDRPTPGLRHQHLAVLETMAQLCDADISGGELGSETVEFDPGLESTDGATDWQSRGPGSLPGGEYAVDIDTAGSVTLLFDAMLPLAAILESRLTVTATGGTDVKWSPPLEYFRRVKLPFLRRHGLSASCEVERRGFYPDGGGRVTLHVDPSSVEPIDSTERGELEGVRLYSTESESLADRDVAYRQAEGALERLGIGKADSVGNGGPDGRALELLERREEVVDSPSPGSAIVLRLDHTHGVAGFAALGERGKPAERVGEDAADELLRFLERGAESDEPAPPIDRHLADQLLVFLALAGGRLRVPSVTDHVASSRELLAEFGAAVDVERSSVSDDGAGTSDTASALLSVDSPLEG, from the coding sequence ATGTCTCCGGACCACGAACTCGACGGTTCTGACGCGGGCGGCCAGTTCGTCAGGAGCGCGCTCACCCTCGCCACCCTGAGAAACGAGTCGATCCGCATCGAGTCCGTCCGCGGCGACCGACCGACGCCCGGCCTTCGCCACCAACACCTCGCGGTGCTCGAGACGATGGCTCAACTGTGCGACGCCGACATCTCCGGCGGGGAACTCGGGTCCGAAACCGTCGAATTCGATCCCGGCCTCGAGTCGACCGACGGGGCGACAGACTGGCAAAGCCGCGGACCCGGTAGCCTCCCCGGCGGCGAGTACGCCGTCGATATCGACACGGCGGGCAGCGTGACGCTCTTATTCGACGCCATGCTCCCGCTCGCGGCGATTCTCGAGTCTCGACTCACCGTGACGGCCACCGGCGGCACGGACGTGAAGTGGTCGCCGCCCCTCGAGTACTTCCGCCGGGTCAAGCTTCCCTTCCTCCGACGACACGGCCTCTCCGCGTCCTGCGAGGTCGAGCGACGCGGGTTCTACCCCGACGGCGGCGGCCGAGTGACGCTGCACGTCGACCCCTCGAGCGTGGAGCCGATCGACTCGACCGAACGGGGCGAACTCGAGGGTGTCCGGCTCTACTCGACGGAATCGGAATCGCTTGCGGATCGCGACGTCGCGTACAGACAGGCCGAAGGCGCACTCGAGCGACTGGGAATAGGAAAAGCGGATTCAGTCGGAAACGGCGGACCTGACGGAAGAGCGCTCGAACTGCTCGAGCGACGGGAGGAGGTCGTCGACAGTCCGTCGCCGGGGTCGGCCATCGTGCTCCGACTCGACCACACGCACGGCGTTGCGGGTTTCGCGGCGCTCGGCGAGCGCGGCAAACCGGCCGAACGCGTCGGCGAGGACGCGGCCGACGAGTTGCTTCGATTTCTCGAGAGAGGTGCTGAGTCGGACGAGCCAGCCCCACCGATCGACCGACACCTGGCGGATCAGTTGCTCGTCTTCCTCGCGCTCGCTGGCGGCCGCCTTCGCGTGCCGAGCGTGACCGACCACGTGGCCTCGAGTCGTGAGCTGCTCGCCGAATTCGGGGCTGCGGTCGACGTTGAGCGGTCGTCGGTGAGCGACGACGGAGCAGGGACATCGGACACGGCGAGCGCGTTGCTCTCGGTCGACTCGCCACTGGAGGGCTGA
- a CDS encoding MFS transporter, with protein sequence MRIWADPLKRRWLLWATLGVVFLLVNVNRLSSAVLAEDLMGAFETTGAQLGTLHAVFFWVYAFMQIPTGILADRVGPRVTATVGAAVMNVGVIWFALTDSYLAALAARGLVGLGGSVIFVCILRFCANWYRADEFATMSGATFAISGIGGVVATTPLALAVDATDWRTAIGGLGVLGLLFAVVVFAVVRNSPREAGYDSLEGVPDQPTLTNAELKTYLSDIFRDPLIWVVAIMLFCASGVNLTLFGLWGIPYIVQVYDVSVTYASFFTLLGGVGVMIGPPAIGWLSDRIGKRGELMVGGGALFVASLAIIALVGDPPLVVVGAVFFFSGLLLGSFLLGYAVVKDRHPDSASGISTGTVNGAGFFGAAILPTLMGWALDDYWAGDIVGGTRVYTETGYQIAFAIATVAGLIALCCTIWLYRHERRTSTATVEDGRQPSH encoded by the coding sequence ATGCGAATCTGGGCCGATCCACTCAAACGCCGCTGGCTGCTCTGGGCGACGCTCGGCGTCGTCTTCTTGCTCGTCAACGTCAATCGTCTCTCCTCGGCGGTGCTGGCGGAGGATCTCATGGGTGCGTTCGAGACGACGGGAGCCCAGTTAGGAACGCTTCACGCCGTCTTCTTCTGGGTGTACGCGTTCATGCAGATCCCCACGGGCATCCTCGCGGATCGCGTCGGGCCGCGGGTGACGGCGACGGTCGGCGCGGCGGTGATGAACGTCGGCGTGATCTGGTTCGCGCTGACCGACAGCTACCTCGCCGCACTCGCCGCCCGCGGACTCGTCGGCCTCGGCGGCAGCGTGATCTTCGTCTGCATCCTTCGTTTCTGTGCGAACTGGTACCGCGCCGATGAGTTCGCGACGATGAGCGGCGCAACGTTCGCGATCTCCGGCATCGGTGGCGTCGTCGCGACGACGCCGTTGGCCCTCGCCGTCGACGCCACTGACTGGCGAACGGCCATCGGCGGACTCGGGGTCCTCGGCCTCCTCTTCGCGGTCGTCGTCTTCGCCGTCGTCCGAAACAGTCCGCGTGAGGCCGGTTACGACTCCCTCGAGGGCGTCCCCGACCAGCCGACGCTGACGAACGCCGAGCTCAAGACCTACCTCTCCGATATCTTTCGCGATCCCCTCATCTGGGTCGTCGCCATCATGCTGTTCTGTGCGAGCGGCGTGAACCTCACCCTGTTCGGCCTCTGGGGGATTCCCTACATCGTCCAGGTGTACGACGTCTCGGTCACGTACGCCTCTTTCTTCACACTCCTCGGCGGCGTCGGCGTCATGATCGGGCCGCCCGCTATCGGCTGGCTCTCCGATCGAATCGGGAAACGAGGCGAGTTGATGGTCGGCGGTGGGGCCCTCTTCGTCGCGAGTCTCGCGATTATCGCCCTCGTGGGCGACCCGCCGCTGGTCGTCGTCGGTGCCGTGTTCTTTTTCAGCGGCCTCTTGCTCGGGTCGTTCTTGCTCGGCTACGCGGTCGTCAAGGATCGCCACCCCGACAGCGCGAGCGGCATTTCGACGGGAACGGTCAACGGTGCGGGCTTCTTCGGCGCGGCGATCTTGCCGACCCTGATGGGGTGGGCCCTCGACGACTACTGGGCGGGCGACATCGTCGGCGGCACCCGCGTCTACACGGAGACCGGCTACCAGATCGCGTTCGCCATCGCGACGGTGGCCGGTTTGATCGCCCTGTGTTGTACGATCTGGCTCTATCGCCACGAGCGACGGACGTCAACAGCCACCGTCGAAGACGGACGACAGCCCTCGCACTGA
- the mutL gene encoding DNA mismatch repair endonuclease MutL — MTAEPPQDTDIHQLDEDTVARIAAGEVVERPASAVKELVENSLDAGAETIDVTIDDGGTELIRVADDGDGMSETDVRAAVREHTTSKIDDLEDLESGVTTLGFRGEALHTIGSVSRVTIESRPQAVDGGSRDAAGTKLVYEGGEVTTVEPTGCPTGTIVEVADLFYNTPARKKFLKTTATEFAHVNRIVTRYALANPDVAVSLTHDGREVFATTGQGDLQAAVLAVYGREVASAMVSVEIDGDELPPGPLESVSGLVSHPETNRSSREYLATYVNGRAVTADAIREGIMGAYGTQLGGDRYPFATLFLEVPGDAVDVNVHPRKREVRFDDDDAVRRQVDTVVESALLEHGLLRSRAPRGRSAPEEARLEPGTLESTARSSHERASGESGSDESGADSDQRTRDEESRSVASGESDAAVEAGGESEAHSAPDTTAQSESSPSQGQPAAAPRAASTAEPRPKTARATTDTESPSPGNTHAEDASSADSTSTGPEGTDSSPDPNSDRTFSVETEQRTLEGGAATGDETQFDSLPPLRVLGQLHDTYLVCETADGLVLIDQHAADERVNYERLQRAFAADSAAQALASPVELELTAVEAEAFESYREALSRLGFYADRVDDRTVAVTTVPAVLEETLEPERLRDVLTSVLEGDRDAGSETVDALANEFLGDLACHPSITGNTSLTEGSVLDLLEALDGCANPYACPHGRPVLVELDEAELEDRFERDYPGHQG; from the coding sequence ATGACAGCAGAGCCACCACAGGACACCGACATCCACCAATTAGACGAGGACACGGTCGCTCGCATCGCCGCCGGCGAGGTCGTCGAACGGCCCGCCAGCGCGGTCAAGGAACTCGTCGAGAACAGCCTCGACGCCGGGGCCGAAACCATCGACGTGACGATCGACGACGGCGGCACGGAGCTGATCCGCGTGGCCGACGACGGCGACGGGATGAGCGAAACGGACGTTCGTGCAGCCGTCCGCGAGCACACCACGAGCAAGATCGACGACCTCGAGGACCTCGAGTCGGGCGTCACGACGCTCGGCTTCCGCGGCGAAGCGCTCCACACGATCGGGTCGGTGTCTCGAGTGACGATCGAGTCCCGACCGCAGGCTGTCGACGGGGGGAGTCGAGACGCCGCTGGCACGAAACTCGTCTACGAGGGCGGGGAGGTGACGACCGTTGAACCGACGGGCTGTCCAACGGGAACCATCGTCGAGGTCGCGGACCTCTTCTACAACACGCCCGCTCGCAAGAAGTTCCTCAAGACGACGGCGACTGAGTTCGCCCACGTCAACCGGATCGTCACGCGCTACGCGCTCGCGAACCCGGACGTCGCCGTTTCGCTCACCCACGACGGCCGCGAGGTGTTTGCGACGACCGGGCAGGGTGACCTGCAGGCAGCCGTGCTGGCCGTCTACGGCCGCGAGGTCGCGAGCGCGATGGTCTCCGTCGAAATCGACGGCGACGAACTCCCGCCCGGCCCGCTCGAGTCCGTCTCGGGACTCGTCTCACACCCCGAAACGAACCGCTCGAGTCGGGAGTACCTCGCGACGTACGTCAACGGCCGCGCGGTCACCGCGGACGCGATTCGCGAGGGAATCATGGGTGCCTACGGCACGCAGTTGGGCGGCGATCGATACCCGTTCGCCACCCTCTTCCTCGAGGTTCCCGGCGACGCCGTCGACGTGAACGTCCACCCCAGAAAACGCGAGGTTCGCTTCGACGACGACGACGCGGTCCGCCGGCAGGTCGATACGGTCGTCGAGTCCGCGCTGCTCGAGCACGGCCTCCTTCGCTCGCGCGCGCCGCGGGGTCGCTCGGCACCCGAGGAAGCCCGACTCGAGCCCGGAACGCTCGAGTCGACGGCACGGTCGTCTCACGAGCGCGCGAGCGGCGAATCGGGGAGCGACGAGTCCGGCGCGGACTCCGATCAGCGGACTCGAGACGAGGAATCGCGTTCCGTCGCGTCGGGTGAATCAGACGCTGCAGTGGAGGCAGGCGGCGAATCCGAAGCTCACTCAGCGCCAGACACTACCGCTCAGTCCGAGTCGTCCCCGTCCCAGGGACAACCAGCGGCGGCTCCTCGAGCAGCGTCGACTGCCGAACCCCGGCCAAAGACGGCTCGAGCGACGACCGACACCGAGTCTCCGTCTCCAGGGAACACGCACGCTGAAGACGCTTCGTCTGCCGACTCGACGTCCACGGGTCCGGAAGGAACCGACTCGAGTCCCGACCCCAACTCGGACCGGACGTTCTCCGTCGAGACCGAACAGCGAACGCTCGAGGGCGGGGCCGCGACCGGCGACGAGACGCAGTTCGATTCGCTGCCGCCCCTTCGCGTCCTCGGGCAGCTACACGACACGTACCTCGTCTGTGAAACGGCGGACGGGCTGGTACTGATCGATCAGCACGCGGCCGACGAGCGCGTCAACTACGAACGACTCCAGCGAGCGTTCGCTGCCGATTCTGCTGCACAGGCGCTCGCGTCCCCCGTCGAACTCGAGTTGACGGCCGTCGAAGCCGAGGCGTTCGAGAGTTACCGCGAGGCACTGTCGCGACTCGGATTCTACGCGGATCGAGTCGACGACCGGACGGTTGCCGTGACAACGGTCCCCGCCGTCCTCGAGGAGACCCTCGAGCCCGAACGGTTGCGAGACGTTCTCACGTCGGTGCTCGAGGGCGATCGAGACGCCGGATCGGAGACCGTCGACGCGCTGGCGAACGAGTTCCTCGGCGATCTGGCGTGTCACCCCTCGATCACCGGCAACACGTCGCTGACGGAGGGATCGGTGCTCGATTTGCTCGAGGCACTCGATGGGTGTGCGAATCCCTATGCGTGCCCGCACGGGCGGCCAGTGCTGGTCGAACTCGACGAGGCTGAACTCGAGGACCGATTCGAGCGCGATTATCCGGGCCACCAGGGCTAA
- a CDS encoding dihydrodipicolinate synthase family protein, whose translation MTLTEALSGITCPVVTPFEDTAGANEVDEAAFDDLIEYLLEGGIDGIFPCGTTGEFASLTPAERKRVHERTVEVVDGAVPVLAGAAATSVDEAVDYAAHAADIGADAAVVTEPYFHGANDPAGNQRFFEAVADRSPLPLLLYNIPPCTGDSIPIETIRALADHENVLGIKDSSGDLEYFCSVMRQTPEDFLALQGYDALLVPALRMGADGGLNALSNVAPAQYSELYETAVDPRGAEIQDAIVPLFDACADYGFAPATKTALEHAGVIPTDAVRPPLVEVPADSRGTIEVAVDDLLDG comes from the coding sequence ATGACGCTCACCGAGGCACTTTCCGGAATCACCTGTCCAGTCGTCACGCCCTTCGAGGATACCGCCGGGGCGAACGAGGTCGACGAAGCCGCGTTCGACGACCTGATCGAGTACCTCCTCGAGGGTGGCATCGACGGCATCTTTCCGTGTGGGACCACGGGCGAATTCGCCAGTCTCACGCCTGCAGAACGCAAGCGAGTTCACGAACGAACGGTCGAAGTGGTCGACGGTGCGGTCCCAGTGCTCGCCGGGGCGGCCGCGACGAGCGTCGACGAGGCCGTCGACTACGCCGCCCACGCCGCCGACATCGGTGCCGACGCGGCCGTCGTCACGGAACCGTACTTTCACGGAGCGAACGACCCCGCCGGGAACCAGCGGTTCTTCGAGGCCGTCGCCGACCGCTCGCCGTTGCCACTCTTGCTCTACAATATCCCGCCGTGTACCGGCGACTCGATCCCCATCGAGACGATTCGGGCACTTGCCGACCACGAGAACGTCCTCGGGATCAAGGACTCGAGTGGCGACCTCGAGTACTTCTGTTCCGTGATGCGCCAGACTCCCGAAGACTTCCTCGCGCTACAGGGTTACGACGCGCTGCTCGTTCCCGCGCTGCGGATGGGGGCTGACGGCGGGTTGAACGCGCTCTCGAACGTTGCCCCGGCGCAGTACTCCGAACTCTACGAAACGGCTGTCGATCCCCGCGGCGCGGAGATTCAGGATGCCATCGTCCCGCTGTTCGACGCCTGTGCGGACTACGGCTTCGCCCCGGCGACGAAGACGGCCCTCGAGCACGCCGGCGTGATTCCCACGGACGCAGTTCGACCGCCGCTCGTCGAGGTCCCTGCGGATAGTCGAGGTACTATCGAGGTCGCCGTCGACGACTTGCTCGACGGATAG
- a CDS encoding SDR family NAD(P)-dependent oxidoreductase, with product MHEPDYDVTGKTAIVTGASQGIGEAIAKTLAASGANVSICSRSMDRVGPVADEINDADDAGEALALECNVREREQVQNLVDETVETFGDIDVLVNNAGGEFVAPFEDISANGWQTIVDLNLNSTVHCTQLAGEVMREGSGGAIINLSSVNGQHAAPGESHYGASKAAIIRLTETLATEWADDGIRVNCIAPGLIQTPGVAETLGIDSEDMPPREKTDRRIGHVEEIADVAQFLSSPAASFMNGETVTVKGVPRAGNSMSKDLGLE from the coding sequence ATGCACGAACCGGACTACGACGTCACGGGGAAGACCGCGATCGTCACGGGTGCAAGTCAGGGAATCGGAGAAGCCATCGCCAAGACGCTCGCCGCCAGCGGCGCGAACGTTTCGATCTGTTCGCGCTCGATGGATCGCGTCGGCCCGGTCGCGGACGAGATCAACGACGCGGACGACGCTGGCGAGGCACTCGCTCTCGAGTGTAACGTCCGCGAGCGCGAGCAGGTCCAGAATCTCGTCGACGAAACGGTCGAAACGTTCGGCGATATTGACGTTCTCGTCAACAACGCGGGAGGCGAGTTCGTCGCCCCATTCGAGGACATCTCGGCCAACGGCTGGCAGACTATCGTCGACCTCAACCTCAACAGTACCGTCCACTGCACGCAACTCGCCGGTGAAGTGATGCGCGAGGGCTCTGGTGGTGCCATCATCAACCTCTCGTCGGTCAACGGCCAGCACGCAGCCCCCGGAGAGAGTCACTACGGGGCCTCGAAAGCCGCGATCATCCGCCTGACCGAGACGCTGGCAACTGAGTGGGCCGACGACGGCATCCGCGTCAACTGTATCGCGCCCGGCCTGATCCAGACTCCCGGCGTCGCCGAGACGCTCGGCATCGACAGCGAGGACATGCCGCCCCGCGAGAAGACCGACCGTCGCATCGGTCACGTCGAGGAGATCGCCGACGTCGCCCAGTTCCTCTCGAGTCCCGCCGCCTCGTTCATGAACGGCGAAACGGTGACCGTGAAGGGCGTTCCACGCGCGGGCAACTCGATGTCGAAGGATCTGGGCCTCGAGTAA
- the mutS gene encoding DNA mismatch repair protein MutS — protein MTEATGIVGEFFSLKEDTDADLLAMQCGDFYEFFGEDAETVSDELDLKVSQKSSHGSSYPMAGVPVNDLTPYLKALVERGYRVAVADQYETDAGHAREVVRVVTPGTLLETTDADAQYLAAIVDGSGSSSSSSSSGSAEGYGLAFADVTTGRFLVAEGEDVDDALTELYRFDPVEVLPGPEARTDDELLTHVRERVDATLSLHETESFAPKRATHAVREHFGSEAVDRLAVGEPALAAAGAILAYVEETGAGVLASMTRIQSHQGDDHVTLDATTQRNLELTETMQGDTDGSLFTTIDHTETSAGGRLLKEWLQRPQRSLETLERRQESVAALSSAALARDQIQDTLDDAYDLARLASKATHGSADARDLQAVQETLAVLPALADTIASTPELADAPLSDIVDQPDREAARKLHATLEEAIAEDPPSTVTQGELLQRGYDDELDEVIERHEEVKRWLETLADREKQAHGLSHVSVDRNKTDGYYIQVGKSAADGVPDHYEEIKTLKNSKRFTTDELEEREREILRLEEQRGELEYELFAELREAVASRAELLQDVGRTLATVDALSSLATHAAENRWIKPDLHAGNVLDIEQGRHPVVEQTTEFVPNDVRMDGAATAASQERADGRASDERGFLVVTGPNMSGKSTYMRQVACIVLLAQIGSFVPAKAAEIGLVDGIFTRVGALDELAQGRSTFMVEMSELSNILHTATEESLVILDEVGRGTATYDGISIAWAATEYLHNEIQAKTLFATHYHELTGLASRLPRVANVHIAADERDGDVTFLRSVRDGPTDRSYGIHVADLAGVPDPVVDRSRDVLERLREEKAIEAKGGSSREPVQTVFDVSSGQFRGPANADGGEPDRQQAGEEERDEPIDPDAKAVLEDLESLDVNTTPPIELMSKVQDLQRRLEDS, from the coding sequence ATGACCGAGGCGACGGGGATCGTCGGTGAGTTCTTCTCGCTCAAGGAGGACACCGACGCCGATTTGCTGGCGATGCAGTGTGGCGATTTCTACGAGTTCTTCGGCGAGGACGCCGAGACCGTCAGCGACGAACTCGATCTCAAAGTCTCCCAGAAGTCCTCCCACGGCTCGTCGTATCCGATGGCCGGAGTGCCAGTTAACGACCTGACGCCCTACCTGAAGGCCCTCGTCGAGCGCGGCTACCGGGTCGCCGTCGCGGACCAGTACGAGACCGATGCCGGCCACGCACGCGAAGTCGTTCGCGTCGTCACGCCGGGAACCCTCCTCGAGACGACCGACGCGGACGCCCAGTATTTGGCGGCCATCGTCGACGGCTCGGGCTCGAGTTCGAGTTCGTCTTCCTCCGGATCCGCCGAGGGCTACGGACTCGCGTTCGCCGACGTGACGACCGGTCGCTTTCTCGTCGCGGAGGGCGAGGACGTCGACGACGCGCTGACGGAGCTGTACCGATTCGATCCCGTCGAGGTGTTGCCGGGGCCGGAGGCCCGAACCGACGACGAGTTGTTGACGCACGTCCGCGAACGCGTCGACGCCACGTTGAGCCTCCACGAGACGGAGTCGTTCGCCCCGAAGCGGGCGACCCACGCGGTTCGCGAGCACTTCGGGTCGGAGGCGGTCGACCGACTGGCCGTCGGCGAGCCTGCGCTCGCGGCTGCGGGGGCGATTCTCGCGTACGTCGAGGAAACCGGTGCGGGCGTACTCGCGTCGATGACGCGCATTCAGAGCCACCAGGGCGACGATCACGTCACGCTCGACGCGACCACGCAGCGCAACCTCGAGTTGACCGAGACGATGCAAGGCGACACCGACGGCTCGCTCTTCACGACGATCGATCACACCGAGACCAGCGCGGGCGGCCGGCTGTTGAAGGAGTGGCTTCAGCGTCCACAACGCTCGCTCGAGACGCTCGAGCGCAGACAGGAGAGCGTCGCAGCGCTGTCGTCGGCAGCGTTAGCACGCGATCAGATTCAGGACACGCTCGATGACGCGTACGATCTGGCGCGATTGGCGTCGAAGGCGACTCACGGCAGTGCGGATGCACGAGACTTACAGGCCGTCCAGGAGACGCTGGCGGTGTTGCCAGCACTGGCGGACACCATCGCGTCGACGCCGGAACTGGCCGATGCGCCGCTGTCGGACATCGTCGATCAGCCGGACCGCGAGGCCGCTCGGAAACTCCACGCGACGCTCGAGGAGGCCATCGCCGAGGATCCGCCCTCGACCGTCACGCAGGGTGAACTCCTCCAGCGAGGGTACGACGACGAACTCGACGAGGTGATCGAGCGCCACGAGGAGGTAAAGCGGTGGCTCGAGACGCTCGCGGATCGCGAAAAACAGGCCCACGGTCTCTCGCACGTGAGCGTCGACCGGAACAAGACCGACGGCTACTACATTCAGGTCGGCAAGTCCGCAGCGGACGGCGTCCCTGACCACTACGAGGAGATCAAGACGCTCAAGAACTCGAAGCGGTTCACGACCGACGAACTCGAGGAGCGAGAACGCGAGATCCTCCGCCTCGAGGAACAACGGGGCGAACTCGAGTACGAACTCTTTGCGGAACTCCGCGAGGCGGTCGCTAGCCGGGCTGAACTGCTTCAAGACGTCGGGAGAACGCTCGCGACCGTCGACGCGCTCTCGAGTCTGGCGACCCACGCGGCGGAGAATCGATGGATCAAGCCCGACCTCCATGCTGGCAACGTGCTCGACATCGAGCAGGGTCGCCACCCTGTCGTCGAGCAAACGACGGAGTTCGTTCCGAACGACGTTCGGATGGATGGGGCGGCTACCGCCGCCAGCCAGGAACGCGCTGACGGACGCGCGAGCGACGAGCGGGGCTTTCTAGTCGTCACCGGTCCCAACATGTCCGGGAAGTCGACGTACATGCGACAGGTCGCCTGCATCGTGCTCTTGGCCCAAATCGGTAGTTTCGTCCCGGCGAAAGCGGCCGAGATCGGGCTGGTCGACGGCATCTTCACCCGCGTGGGTGCGCTCGACGAACTCGCACAGGGTCGCTCGACGTTCATGGTCGAGATGAGTGAACTCTCGAACATCCTCCACACCGCGACCGAGGAGTCGCTCGTGATCCTGGACGAAGTCGGCCGCGGCACGGCGACGTACGACGGCATCTCCATCGCGTGGGCGGCGACCGAGTACCTGCACAACGAAATCCAGGCGAAGACGCTCTTTGCAACCCACTACCACGAGTTGACCGGACTCGCCTCGAGGCTTCCACGCGTTGCGAACGTCCACATCGCGGCGGACGAACGCGACGGCGACGTCACCTTCCTGCGGAGCGTCCGCGACGGGCCGACCGACCGATCCTACGGGATCCACGTCGCAGACCTCGCTGGCGTCCCCGACCCCGTCGTCGACCGCTCGAGAGACGTTCTCGAGCGCTTGCGCGAGGAGAAGGCGATCGAAGCGAAGGGAGGCTCCTCGAGGGAGCCCGTTCAAACGGTGTTCGACGTCTCGAGCGGCCAGTTCCGTGGGCCAGCCAACGCCGACGGCGGTGAACCAGATCGACAGCAGGCGGGTGAGGAGGAGCGAGACGAACCAATCGATCCGGACGCGAAAGCCGTCCTCGAGGATCTTGAGTCACTCGACGTGAACACGACGCCGCCAATCGAACTCATGTCGAAAGTCCAGGACTTACAGCGGCGACTCGAGGACTCATAG
- a CDS encoding tRNA-binding protein has translation MVESPFDVEIRVGEILEAESFPEANKPKMTKLWIDLGEEHGEIQSAGQLDHHYDPDELEGRRVLCATNLGSVRIAGFKSEALTVGVPDEEEYPILVEPDTEKDVPLGGLLF, from the coding sequence ATGGTCGAAAGTCCGTTCGACGTCGAGATTCGCGTCGGAGAGATACTCGAGGCGGAATCGTTTCCGGAGGCGAACAAGCCGAAGATGACAAAGCTGTGGATCGACCTCGGCGAAGAGCACGGCGAGATTCAATCTGCAGGGCAGTTAGATCACCACTACGATCCCGACGAACTCGAGGGGCGGCGGGTGCTCTGTGCGACGAATCTCGGCTCGGTCCGAATCGCGGGGTTCAAATCCGAAGCGTTGACTGTCGGCGTTCCGGACGAGGAGGAGTACCCGATTCTCGTCGAGCCGGATACGGAGAAGGACGTTCCGCTCGGCGGCCTGTTGTTCTGA